From the genome of Leptospira licerasiae serovar Varillal str. VAR 010, one region includes:
- a CDS encoding DUF4442 domain-containing protein produces MKLYLSDKKESLSSWWLRFRLNHWPCLWCTGGKIQFISSDLRELHVSLKKNLRTLNRVGTIYGGSIYSSVDPYYMLMMMWILGSDYVVWDKAAKVKFVRPILDKVKIRFLITEELIEKTKQDILEKGEIVFDLPAKYEDEEGTVYATFEKTIYAASKEFYEKKLASKNMTSAFKPSKRS; encoded by the coding sequence ATGAAATTATATCTTAGCGATAAAAAAGAATCCTTATCTTCTTGGTGGTTGCGTTTTCGTTTGAACCATTGGCCTTGTTTGTGGTGCACCGGCGGCAAAATACAATTCATCTCTTCCGATCTTAGAGAACTTCATGTAAGTCTAAAGAAAAATCTACGCACATTAAATCGAGTCGGTACAATTTACGGCGGAAGTATCTATAGTTCCGTGGATCCGTACTATATGCTGATGATGATGTGGATACTCGGATCGGACTATGTGGTCTGGGACAAGGCTGCAAAAGTGAAATTCGTTCGACCGATCCTCGACAAAGTAAAGATCAGATTTTTGATCACGGAAGAGTTGATCGAAAAAACAAAGCAAGATATATTAGAAAAAGGTGAAATCGTTTTCGATCTTCCCGCAAAATACGAAGATGAAGAAGGGACAGTGTACGCTACTTTCGAAAAAACGATTTACGCGGCCTCTAAGGAATTTTACGAAAAGAAGTTGGCTTCCAAGAACATGACCTCGGCATTTAAGCCGAGTAAGAGAAGCTAA
- a CDS encoding ricin-type beta-trefoil lectin domain protein has product MKRSKVLTTKIVAAAFICAVSLMGAGCKDSSSNYDSLLFLVQANGKSGGSLPADINYKAEYLTPAPLDQPSGIPFEGGGTKGKNGRSPIPVYAPKLQIDPQAWMSSGYQSRSNTQLRNICIPGTHDSGTYGINGIDENISQTQEYNVGEQLALGYRYFDLRIKKIDGQFKIHHGSSVSVSAQEVFQHISSFVNNRKKEIVFVHIQNVDSMSDAEHYELKDQLVLPYLGSRMAPRNLGNSVNFAQLWDLDKNVILIWGGGNYADLSQLYWNQGQTMKSDWQNTGSESDLINGLRARIKDNREGKFYVAQMILTPNATQIIFPPYWGSIEDLTNDKLDHASFVYDLDREAKKSGQRLNIAMVDFAGPRFSQYAFEACMDVNDLEPRYFTLKSKQSNLCLDVSSSGTDNGTRVQVWNCNNTNAQKWFYEHSTSYLRSKLNNDKCLDNGAENWNGGKIVLWDCKDMNNMRFDFYDDSMRVRQNESIAVDANGSTSGSLVSQWTWHGGNNQRWEKNYESPYFALVNQASNLCLDVNKSSTDNGARIQVYNCNGTDAQKWYYDAGNGFLRSKLNPYKCMDNGGEARNGGKIALWDCKDMNNMRFDFVGDSIRNRINSLYAVDANGTSSGSLVSQWEFKNTSNQLWKRSY; this is encoded by the coding sequence ATGAAAAGATCCAAGGTGCTTACTACCAAAATCGTCGCAGCCGCATTTATTTGTGCTGTTTCCCTGATGGGAGCCGGATGTAAAGATTCCTCCTCAAACTACGATTCATTGTTATTTTTAGTCCAAGCCAACGGTAAATCCGGCGGTTCTCTTCCAGCGGACATAAATTATAAAGCGGAATACCTCACTCCTGCGCCTTTAGACCAGCCGAGTGGAATACCTTTCGAAGGGGGCGGCACCAAGGGTAAAAACGGAAGAAGTCCTATCCCTGTTTACGCTCCAAAATTGCAGATTGACCCGCAGGCTTGGATGAGCAGCGGATACCAGTCCAGATCGAATACCCAGCTCAGAAACATTTGTATCCCTGGAACTCACGACTCGGGAACTTACGGGATCAACGGAATAGACGAAAATATCTCCCAAACTCAGGAATATAACGTAGGAGAACAATTGGCTCTAGGATATCGCTACTTCGATCTAAGGATCAAAAAGATAGACGGACAATTTAAGATTCACCATGGGTCCAGCGTTTCTGTTTCCGCTCAGGAAGTGTTCCAACATATCTCCAGCTTCGTAAATAATCGTAAAAAAGAGATCGTATTCGTTCATATCCAGAATGTGGATAGCATGAGCGATGCAGAGCATTACGAACTAAAGGACCAATTGGTTCTTCCATACTTAGGTTCCAGAATGGCTCCTCGTAATTTAGGGAATTCGGTGAACTTTGCCCAACTTTGGGACCTAGACAAGAATGTGATCCTAATCTGGGGCGGCGGAAATTACGCGGACTTATCTCAATTGTATTGGAACCAAGGCCAAACGATGAAAAGCGACTGGCAAAATACCGGAAGCGAATCCGATCTGATCAATGGACTTAGAGCACGTATCAAAGATAATAGAGAAGGTAAATTTTACGTAGCTCAAATGATCCTAACTCCGAATGCGACTCAGATCATCTTCCCACCTTATTGGGGAAGTATAGAAGATCTTACCAATGATAAATTGGATCATGCAAGTTTTGTTTATGACTTGGATAGAGAAGCCAAAAAATCGGGACAACGTTTGAATATCGCAATGGTAGACTTTGCAGGTCCACGCTTCTCTCAATATGCCTTCGAAGCATGTATGGATGTAAACGATCTAGAACCTAGATACTTCACTTTAAAAAGTAAACAATCCAATTTATGTTTAGATGTGAGCAGCAGCGGAACTGATAACGGAACTCGTGTTCAAGTATGGAACTGCAATAACACGAACGCCCAAAAATGGTTCTATGAACATTCTACAAGTTATCTAAGAAGCAAACTGAATAATGATAAATGTTTAGATAACGGAGCGGAGAATTGGAACGGAGGAAAGATTGTACTCTGGGATTGTAAAGATATGAACAATATGAGATTCGATTTTTACGACGATTCTATGCGGGTTAGACAAAACGAATCTATCGCTGTGGATGCAAACGGTTCTACGAGCGGCTCCTTGGTCAGCCAATGGACCTGGCATGGCGGAAACAACCAACGTTGGGAGAAAAATTACGAGTCTCCTTACTTCGCACTCGTAAACCAAGCTTCTAATCTTTGTTTGGATGTAAATAAGAGCAGCACTGATAATGGAGCAAGGATCCAAGTTTACAACTGTAACGGAACGGACGCTCAAAAATGGTATTACGATGCAGGGAACGGTTTCCTCAGAAGCAAACTAAATCCTTACAAATGTATGGATAACGGAGGAGAGGCTCGTAACGGCGGAAAGATCGCTCTCTGGGATTGTAAGGATATGAACAATATGAGATTCGATTTCGTGGGAGATAGTATCCGAAATCGGATCAACTCGTTGTATGCTGTGGATGCAAACGGAACCTCCAGTGGATCTTTAGTGAGCCAATGGGAGTTCAAAAATACGAGCAACCAACTCTGGAAAAGATCATATTAA
- a CDS encoding MarR family winged helix-turn-helix transcriptional regulator: protein MSDSKNLSTVSILFHQTIADRLGLYITDHKCVDFLFTQGPQTAGEIAKTMGLSTGAVTSLIDRLEKKGLVERKNDPNDRRKVRIFLTQDMAAMQKIGSLFEGLAKSVWEQLSAYTAEELKIILDYTRKSIRIMEEEREKLLQNRPDS, encoded by the coding sequence ATGAGCGATTCCAAAAACCTGAGTACAGTATCCATTTTATTCCACCAGACTATCGCCGATCGGCTCGGGCTTTATATCACGGATCACAAATGTGTGGACTTTTTGTTTACTCAGGGCCCTCAAACAGCGGGAGAGATCGCTAAAACGATGGGACTAAGCACTGGCGCAGTAACTTCTCTGATTGATCGATTGGAGAAAAAGGGCCTGGTGGAACGCAAAAACGATCCAAATGACAGAAGAAAGGTGAGAATTTTCCTGACCCAAGATATGGCCGCCATGCAGAAAATAGGAAGCCTGTTCGAAGGTTTAGCCAAATCGGTTTGGGAACAACTTTCTGCTTACACCGCCGAAGAACTAAAGATCATTTTGGATTATACCCGCAAATCGATCCGGATCATGGAAGAAGAAAGAGAAAAACTTTTGCAGAACCGACCGGATTCATAA
- a CDS encoding SDR family NAD(P)-dependent oxidoreductase: MKALVTGASEGIGREFAKQLAAKGYQITAVARNEARLKQLVDELGKGHSFIVADLSDPKSTAKIQKELEDNHYNLLINNAGFGVYGPFDKADLHRLQAMTRLNIDSLVSLSYSFLKNSKEGDSLMNISSTLGLVPMPSSGVYSATKAFVTSFSESLWYEQRKRGVYVMGLCPGVTVSNFFERAGGDPKDFPKAIAQSAETLVEYALAALKKRSSPTVVSGLPNKVLVKVSKLIGRKATVKLMGKMR; encoded by the coding sequence ATGAAAGCTTTAGTCACCGGAGCAAGCGAAGGTATCGGAAGAGAATTCGCAAAACAACTAGCTGCAAAAGGTTATCAGATCACCGCGGTTGCAAGAAACGAAGCAAGACTCAAACAACTAGTAGATGAACTTGGAAAAGGTCATTCATTTATCGTTGCAGACTTATCCGATCCGAAATCAACCGCAAAGATTCAAAAAGAGTTAGAAGATAATCATTACAATTTGCTAATAAATAATGCAGGTTTCGGAGTATACGGACCGTTTGATAAAGCGGATCTCCATAGGTTACAGGCGATGACTCGTCTTAATATCGATTCTCTCGTTTCTTTATCATATTCTTTCTTAAAAAATTCCAAAGAAGGAGATTCTTTGATGAATATATCTTCTACTCTGGGGCTTGTTCCTATGCCTTCTTCCGGAGTATATTCCGCGACCAAAGCATTCGTAACTTCTTTTAGTGAATCCTTATGGTATGAGCAGAGAAAAAGAGGTGTCTACGTTATGGGCCTTTGCCCTGGAGTGACCGTTTCCAACTTTTTCGAAAGAGCGGGAGGAGATCCTAAGGATTTTCCCAAAGCAATCGCCCAATCCGCAGAAACCTTGGTTGAATACGCTTTGGCGGCCTTGAAAAAAAGAAGTTCTCCCACTGTGGTTTCCGGTCTTCCGAATAAAGTTTTAGTAAAAGTTTCTAAGCTGATCGGAAGGAAAGCTACGGTTAAATTGATGGGAAAAATGAGGTAA
- a CDS encoding MIP/aquaporin family protein — protein sequence MTSPFFGEFLGTFVLILLGDGVVAGVLLEKSKAKDSGWIVITAAWAFAVILGVFTAKAFGSADAHLNPAVTLAFAVQSGEYSKIPIYLPAQFLGAFLGAVAVYLHYLPHWKETKDSGKILAVFSTDPAISNPPSNFISEFLGTFLLIIGLHSIFSPQIADVTTPIGVGYVGVLVWVIGLSMGGTTGYAINPARDLGPRLAHYILPIANKGNSGWKYAWLPILAPLAGGTVAGIFLKSLL from the coding sequence ATGACGTCCCCTTTTTTTGGAGAATTTTTAGGCACATTTGTGCTCATACTTTTAGGAGACGGAGTAGTAGCCGGAGTTTTATTAGAAAAATCTAAAGCAAAAGATTCCGGTTGGATCGTGATCACTGCAGCCTGGGCATTCGCGGTTATTTTAGGAGTTTTTACGGCCAAAGCATTCGGAAGTGCGGATGCTCATTTAAATCCCGCAGTTACTTTAGCTTTTGCGGTACAATCAGGAGAATATTCCAAAATTCCAATATACCTTCCCGCACAATTTCTGGGGGCGTTCTTAGGAGCCGTGGCGGTATACCTGCATTATCTTCCTCATTGGAAGGAGACAAAGGATTCCGGAAAAATTTTGGCAGTGTTCTCCACTGATCCCGCAATTTCTAACCCACCTTCCAACTTTATCAGCGAATTTTTAGGCACCTTCCTATTGATCATCGGACTACATTCCATATTCTCCCCTCAGATCGCAGATGTGACCACTCCGATCGGTGTAGGATATGTGGGCGTTCTGGTCTGGGTGATCGGACTTTCTATGGGCGGAACCACGGGATACGCGATCAATCCGGCAAGAGATCTGGGACCGAGGCTCGCGCATTATATTCTTCCTATCGCAAACAAAGGAAACTCGGGATGGAAATACGCATGGCTTCCAATTCTTGCTCCTTTAGCAGGCGGAACAGTCGCAGGAATATTCTTAAAATCTTTACTATAA
- a CDS encoding glycerophosphodiester phosphodiesterase: protein MKSLHIKQTFLILFLIYLSCGGEQIRNVPIDGNLDLQGHRGARGLKPENTWPAFEEALSQGMTTLELDTVLTKDQKIIIHHDSESNPALCSKKDGSEIISKSIYELTLAELKQLDCGAKKNPKFPEQISVPGTELLTIQEFFEKVQTWERTGKRKIIPKFNIETKFPNDEQSQVSNEILEAHVSLLIKAIEAAKVVDRTTIQSFYLPALPLAKKKNPKIQTSALFSLTYPQGAAMKFGLGGSRRELVLNQTKELKADIISPYFLYVTDEFVSKAHSLGIKVIPWTVNDTVEMERLIKAGVDGIITDYPDRLNSVLKKH, encoded by the coding sequence ATGAAATCACTCCATATCAAGCAAACATTCTTAATACTCTTTTTAATCTATTTATCTTGCGGCGGAGAACAGATTCGAAACGTTCCGATCGACGGAAACTTGGATCTGCAAGGCCATAGAGGTGCCAGAGGTTTAAAACCGGAAAACACCTGGCCTGCATTCGAAGAAGCTCTTTCCCAAGGAATGACCACACTCGAGTTGGATACTGTCCTGACCAAGGATCAGAAAATCATAATACATCATGATTCCGAATCCAATCCCGCATTATGCTCCAAAAAAGACGGATCAGAGATCATTTCCAAATCCATTTACGAACTTACTCTTGCCGAATTAAAACAACTGGACTGCGGAGCTAAAAAAAATCCTAAATTCCCCGAACAGATCTCCGTTCCTGGAACCGAACTTTTAACCATCCAAGAATTTTTTGAAAAGGTCCAAACTTGGGAAAGAACCGGAAAAAGAAAAATTATCCCTAAATTCAATATAGAGACAAAATTCCCGAATGATGAACAGTCACAAGTCTCTAACGAAATTTTAGAAGCTCACGTTAGTCTTTTGATCAAAGCAATCGAAGCTGCTAAGGTTGTAGATCGCACAACGATCCAATCTTTTTATCTTCCAGCACTTCCTTTAGCTAAGAAAAAAAATCCTAAGATCCAAACTTCTGCGTTATTCTCTCTCACTTATCCGCAAGGAGCGGCTATGAAATTCGGGCTCGGTGGTTCCAGACGAGAACTTGTTTTAAATCAAACAAAAGAGTTAAAAGCGGATATTATTTCCCCTTATTTTTTATATGTTACGGATGAATTCGTTTCAAAGGCGCATTCTTTAGGAATTAAAGTGATTCCTTGGACCGTGAATGATACAGTTGAAATGGAAAGATTGATTAAAGCAGGCGTAGATGGAATTATTACGGATTATCCGGATCGGTTGAATTCCGTTCTTAAAAAACATTAG